From Halotia branconii CENA392, the proteins below share one genomic window:
- a CDS encoding type 2 lanthipeptide synthetase LanM family protein produces MLLAHPLTDTLKAIAIKASSLSECVNALSAHQFLDDDLIENDSEEIERRLDFWCQVVAKGNWEKFQRRLAWDGLSNETVRLLVSKSDRIELDTLPAWTDTLKQVIEATQKFQFQDSARFQRYIDPESPLPFEDFYLPCLQVAENLLQKQFSDRNKILASQVQTILGRKLLESLLKIFAPTLMREFAQFRTSGNALRDFLTLAVQGSAKRDKYQAFLDTHLQDGLLWLFEKYSVLGRLVATTIDFWVESTSELLDRLLTDWSAIQEHFSPDQSLNQVVDITTGLSDRHKRGRSVTVLTFDTGLKLVYKPKDLSLEVAFNNLLQWYNQHQLELTFKFSQVLNRSTHGWVQYVESLSCDTEAAVRRFYQRSGMLMCLIHVLEGKDCHYENLIASGEHPVLVDMETLLHPEIKTPESAQIDVSTQFTQKLANSVLRTALLPQKELLVGNDLLSIDMSGLGKLDEQTVPSLVWKHINTDGMTMDYEAVCFTSKANVPTLDRVPVAPKQFIDEIVTGFEQMYRWLILHREKLLSPDSPLMLFANRECRLLFRNTRTYDVILANSYQPDFMEVGIARSVGLDVLSRGFLKASDKPDFWPILEAEKQDMEQLDIPMLTANTSGLHLHLGNGTMIADLFDKSSFERVLKRVQSLDETDLIFQSQVINLSLCSRFLEEPGLHQADVLISPHTVGDWITSDVLRDEAINIAQTLQQQAITTSENSVAWLGMGYKHNSQNFYIQNGELNLHNGCVGISLFLAALAQVTGDSQWRDLALRSLHPLRQILPEFTNDTNHKLVNQLGIGASEGLGSLIYGLVRISQFLDEPSLLVEAQQITKLITPQLIANDRIFDVMGGTAGTILGLLTLWANQENATPAILESAIACGQHLLDHQTKSEGKPKAWKTWRDRQLVGFSQGAAGIAYALLRLFAVTEDSRWLEAATQAIAYEQTQFSADAQNWPDLRSQLAKFQVNWANGAPGIALARLGSLSVLDTEMIRQEIAIALETTQKSLVWGVDSLCWGNFGRIETLLVAAQTLNRPDLLTAAHQATAVVLENARIQSKFTLFVRGFPQVMNPGFFHGLSGIGYEVLRLAYPDKLPSVLLWQ; encoded by the coding sequence ATGCTTTTAGCTCATCCATTGACTGATACCCTAAAAGCGATCGCTATCAAAGCCAGTTCGCTATCGGAGTGTGTCAACGCTTTGTCTGCTCATCAGTTTCTTGACGACGATCTAATTGAAAACGACTCAGAAGAGATCGAAAGAAGACTAGATTTTTGGTGTCAGGTGGTTGCAAAAGGAAACTGGGAAAAGTTTCAACGGCGCTTGGCATGGGATGGATTAAGCAATGAAACAGTTCGTCTGCTTGTCAGTAAGTCCGACCGAATTGAATTAGATACTTTACCTGCTTGGACAGATACTCTCAAACAAGTCATTGAAGCGACACAAAAATTTCAATTTCAAGATTCTGCTAGATTTCAACGCTACATAGATCCTGAAAGTCCCCTACCATTTGAAGATTTTTATCTTCCATGTCTGCAAGTAGCTGAGAATTTACTGCAAAAACAGTTTAGCGATCGCAACAAAATTTTAGCAAGTCAAGTTCAAACTATTCTGGGACGCAAATTACTAGAATCTCTGCTAAAAATCTTCGCTCCCACTTTGATGCGCGAGTTTGCCCAATTTCGGACATCGGGAAATGCCTTACGAGATTTTCTGACTCTTGCGGTTCAAGGCTCTGCTAAACGCGATAAATATCAAGCATTTCTCGATACTCATTTACAGGATGGATTGCTCTGGTTATTTGAAAAATACAGCGTTCTAGGACGTTTGGTAGCAACTACCATCGACTTCTGGGTTGAGTCTACCTCGGAACTACTCGACCGACTGCTAACTGATTGGTCGGCAATTCAAGAGCATTTTTCCCCTGATCAATCCTTAAATCAAGTTGTAGACATTACCACAGGATTATCGGATAGACACAAACGGGGTCGTTCGGTAACTGTTCTTACCTTTGATACCGGACTGAAGCTGGTTTACAAACCCAAAGACTTGTCACTAGAAGTCGCGTTTAACAACCTATTGCAATGGTACAACCAACATCAACTAGAACTGACATTCAAATTTTCTCAAGTATTGAATCGTTCTACCCACGGTTGGGTGCAGTATGTGGAGTCTTTATCTTGTGATACAGAAGCAGCCGTCCGGCGATTTTATCAAAGATCGGGAATGTTAATGTGCCTAATTCACGTTCTAGAAGGAAAGGATTGTCACTACGAAAACCTGATAGCCAGTGGCGAACATCCAGTTTTAGTTGATATGGAAACTTTGTTGCACCCAGAAATTAAAACTCCAGAATCGGCTCAAATAGATGTTTCCACACAATTTACTCAAAAATTGGCAAACTCAGTATTGCGTACTGCCTTACTACCACAAAAGGAACTGTTAGTTGGCAACGATTTGTTGTCAATTGACATGAGTGGTTTGGGGAAACTAGACGAGCAAACTGTACCCAGTCTAGTTTGGAAGCACATCAACACCGATGGAATGACGATGGACTATGAAGCAGTCTGCTTTACCTCCAAAGCCAATGTACCAACTTTAGATCGAGTTCCTGTAGCACCAAAGCAATTCATTGACGAAATTGTCACTGGATTCGAGCAGATGTATCGCTGGTTGATACTCCATCGAGAAAAGCTTTTATCTCCAGACAGCCCCTTGATGTTGTTTGCCAATCGAGAGTGTCGTCTATTGTTTCGCAACACTAGAACTTATGATGTGATTTTAGCGAACTCATACCAACCAGATTTCATGGAAGTGGGCATTGCTCGCAGTGTGGGATTGGACGTACTAAGTCGAGGATTTCTCAAAGCCTCGGATAAACCTGACTTTTGGCCAATCTTGGAAGCAGAAAAGCAGGATATGGAACAGCTCGACATTCCCATGTTGACGGCTAATACTTCTGGTTTGCACCTGCATCTTGGTAATGGAACCATGATTGCCGATTTGTTTGACAAATCCAGTTTTGAGCGAGTACTCAAGCGCGTTCAATCTTTGGATGAAACAGACTTAATATTTCAAAGTCAGGTAATTAATCTTTCGCTTTGCTCAAGGTTTCTAGAAGAACCTGGACTGCATCAGGCTGATGTCTTGATTTCTCCTCATACAGTCGGAGATTGGATAACATCGGATGTTTTGCGAGATGAAGCTATTAATATTGCTCAGACGCTTCAGCAACAGGCAATTACAACATCTGAAAATAGCGTCGCTTGGCTCGGTATGGGATATAAACACAATAGCCAAAACTTTTATATCCAAAATGGGGAATTAAATTTGCATAACGGTTGTGTAGGAATTAGCTTATTTCTAGCAGCCTTAGCCCAAGTTACTGGCGATTCGCAATGGCGGGATTTAGCTTTGAGAAGCTTACATCCGCTACGTCAAATACTTCCAGAATTTACGAACGATACAAATCACAAATTAGTCAACCAGTTAGGAATCGGCGCAAGTGAAGGACTAGGATCGTTGATTTACGGACTTGTTCGCATCAGTCAGTTTCTTGACGAACCTTCACTCTTGGTAGAAGCGCAGCAAATTACAAAGCTAATTACCCCACAATTAATTGCAAATGATCGCATCTTTGATGTCATGGGGGGAACTGCTGGTACGATTCTGGGACTTTTAACTTTATGGGCAAATCAAGAGAATGCTACACCTGCTATTTTAGAATCGGCGATCGCTTGCGGACAGCATTTACTCGACCATCAAACCAAGTCTGAAGGCAAACCAAAAGCTTGGAAAACTTGGCGCGATCGCCAGCTTGTAGGTTTTTCTCAAGGTGCTGCTGGGATTGCTTATGCGCTGTTGAGATTGTTCGCCGTCACTGAAGATTCTCGCTGGCTGGAGGCAGCAACACAAGCCATCGCTTACGAACAAACACAGTTTTCTGCCGACGCTCAAAACTGGCCGGATCTGCGATCGCAGCTAGCTAAGTTTCAAGTGAATTGGGCAAATGGAGCGCCCGGTATTGCATTGGCCAGATTAGGAAGTCTATCGGTTTTAGATACAGAAATGATTCGTCAAGAAATTGCGATCGCTTTGGAAACAACGCAAAAGTCTCTAGTTTGGGGTGTTGATTCTCTGTGTTGGGGCAATTTTGGTCGAATCGAAACATTGTTGGTAGCTGCTCAAACGCTGAACCGTCCCGATTTACTGACTGCTGCTCATCAAGCTACAGCCGTTGTATTAGAAAATGCTCGAATACAAAGTAAATTTACCTTATTCGTTCGCGGTTTTCCTCAAGTGATGAATCCCGGTTTCTTTCACGGCTTATCTGGCATCGGCTACGAAGTTTTGAGATTAGCCTATCCTGACAAATTACCATCTGTTTTGCTTTGGCAATGA